The following are from one region of the Odontesthes bonariensis isolate fOdoBon6 chromosome 16, fOdoBon6.hap1, whole genome shotgun sequence genome:
- the cnga2b gene encoding cyclic nucleotide gated channel subunit alpha 2b, producing the protein MTGQVAERDRSPHNLSVKNTLEEEIGRAESILSKVPSVWDDTSSELQRVAGLDPHGGDSRNSFQRNGAVSRLVNLVVRLREWAHRSLLEEEERPDSFLERFRGPELRTAPSRSSNTQPDANGHNAKGIFSFTKKWNFFVVSPSDNAYYRWLFVIAIAVLYNWFLVVARACFDKLQVGNYICWLVLDYLSDTVYIMDTCVRLRTGFLEQGLLVKDHAKLRDSYVRTLQFKLDVVSILPTDLAYITTGIHTPQLRFNRLLRFPRMFEFFDRTETRTNYPNIFRICNLVLYILVIIHWNACIYYAISKSLGFGSDTWVFPNISIPEYSSLTRSYVYCLYWSTLTLTTIGEMPPPVRDEEYLFVVFDFLVGVLIFATIVGNVGSMIANMNATRAEFQARIDAIKHYMHFRKVSKELETRVIKWFDYLWTNKKAADEQEVLKNLPNKLRAEIAINVHLETLKKVRIFQDCEAGLLVELVLKLRPQVFSPGDYICRKGDIGKEMYIIKEGKLAVVGIDGVTQYAVLTAGSCFGEISILNIKGSKMGNRRTANIRSLGYSDLFCLSKDDLMEAVTEYPDAKAVLEERGREILKKEGLLEEDAESAVLQKEDTEEKMERLESSLDTLQTRFSRLLNEYTHTQQRLKQRITLLERQLNQTDCGAEANDGADASAEVTGGGDPGSAACTVGPQC; encoded by the exons ATGACAGGCCAGGTGGCGGAGAGAGACCGGTCGCCCCACAACCTGTCAGTGAAGAACACCTTGGAGGAAGAGATCGGGAGGGCCGAGAGTATTCTCAGCAA ggTGCCATCTGTCTGGGATGACACATCCTCAGAGCTACAAAGAGTCGCTGGTCTCGACCCTCATGGAGGCGATTCAAGGAATTCTTTTCAAAGGAATGGCGCCGTCTCAAG attGGTGAACCTGGTAGTGAGACTGAGAGAATGGGCCCACAGGAGcctgctggaggaggaggagcgacCAGACTCCTTCCTGGAACGCTTTCGTGGCCCTGAGCTGAGAACGGCCCCGAGTCGCAGCAGCAACACACAACCAGATGCCAATGGCCACAATGCCAAAGGGATCTTTAG TTTCACTAAAAAGTGGAATTTCTTTGTGGTGTCCCCATCCGATAACGCATACTACCGCTGGTTATTCGTTATCGCCATAGCAGTGCTCTACAACTGGTTCCTCGTTGTTGCAAG GGCATGCTTTGACAAGCTCCAGGTGGGAAATTACATCTGCTGGCTGGTGCTGGACTACCTTTCTGACACCGTGTACATAATGGACACTTGTGTTCGACTTCGCACAG GTTTCCTGGAACAAGGTCTGCTGGTGAAGGACCACGCCAAGCTGAGAGACAGCTACGTTCGAACACTGCAGTTCAAGCTGGATGTGGTGTCCATCTTGCCCACCGACCTGGCGTACATCACCACCGGCATCCACACACCACAACTCAGGTTCAACCGTCTGCTGCGCTTCCCGCGCATGTTTGAATTCTTTGACCGCACGGAAACACGCACCAACTACCCAAACATCTTCCGCATCTGCAACTTAGTGCTTTACATCCTGGTCATCATACACTGGAACGCCTGCATCTACTATGCCATATCCAAGTCTTTGGGATTTGGCTCAGACACCTGGGTGTTCCCAAACATCTCCATACCCGAGTACTCCTCCCTGACTCGGAGTTACGTCTACTGTCTGTACTGGTCAACTCTTACTCTTACCACCATCGGAGAGATGCCCCCGCCTGTGCGAGACGAAGAGTACCTGTTTGTGGTCTTTGACTTCCTTGTTGGAGTGCTGATCTTTGCAACGATTGTGGGAAACGTCGGCTCCATGATTGCCAACATGAATGCAACACGTGCTGAGTTTCAAGCTCGAATCGATGCCATAAAGCACTACATGCACTTCCGCAAAGTCAGCAAAGAACTGGAGACGCGCGTCATTAAGTGGTTTGACTACCTCTGGACCAACAAAAAGGCAGCAGATGAGCAGGAGGTGCTAAAGAACCTGCCAAACAAACTGCGGGCAGAGATTGCTATTAATGTACACCTGGAGACTCTGAAGAAAGTACGCATTTTCCAAGACTGTGAGGCAGGACTCCTCGTGGAGCTCGTGCTCAAACTACGCCCACAGGTCTTCAGTCCAGGTGACTACATCTGCAGAAAAGGAGATATTGGTAAGGAGATGTACATCATAAAAGAAGGGAAGCTGGCGGTCGTGGGTATTGACGGGGTTACACAGTATGCCGTCCTCACAGCTGGCAGCTGCTTCGGGGAAATCAGCATTTTGAACATAAAAGGAAGTAAAATGGGAAATCGTCGTACAGCCAATATCCGCAGCTTGGGTTACTCCGACCtcttctgcctctctaaggATGACTTGATGGAGGCAGTGACGGAGTATCCGGATGCTAAGGCGGTCCTGGAGGAGAGGGGCCGggagatcctgaagaaggaaGGCCTTCTGGAGGAGGACGCAGAGAGCGCCGTGCTGCAGAAGGAGGACACGGAGGAGAAGATGGAGAGGCTGGAGTCCTCTCTGGATACACTTCAGACCCGATTTTCCCGTCTGCTCAACgaatacacgcacacacaacagCGCCTGAAGCAACGCATCACATTACTGGAGCGGCAGCTGAATCAAACGGACTGCGGGGCAGAGGCCAACGATGGCGCGGATGCAAGTGCAGAGGTGACCGGTGGAGGTGACCCTGGTTCTGCTGCCTGTACAGTTGGGCCACAATGTTAG
- the LOC142402327 gene encoding plastin-3 encodes MSGKITKEEEEEMREIFGKIDLDGDGHICDYELSELLKEAGHALPGYMVREILQKLDRNKDNKISFDEFLVIVKDLKGSQIAKTFRKAINRKEGILAIGGTSELSSEGTQHSFSEEERYAFVNWINTALEKDPDCQHVLPMDPNADSLFTSVGDGIVLCKMINLSVPDTIDERTINKKKLTPFTIQENLNLALNSASAIGCHVVNIGALDLKEGKPHLVLGLLWQIIKIGLFADIELSRNEALAALLRDGETLEDLMKLSPEELLLRWANFHLENAGWQKINNFSSDIKDSRAYFHLLNQISPKGTDEDQPRIDINMAGFSEKDDMKRAEAMLQQADRLGCRQFVTPADVISGNPKLNLAFVANLFNKYPALIKPENQDIDWGLLEGETREERTFRNWMNSLGVNPHVNHLYGDLQDALVILQLYEKIKVPVDWNNKVNKPPYPKLGTNMKKLENCNYAVELGKSAKFSLVGIGGQDLNDGNATLTLALVWQLMRRYTLNVLEDLGDGEKVNDDIIVRWVNKTLAEAGKSTKISSFKDREISSSLAVLELIDAIQPGSISYELIKTGSLSEADKLENAKYAVSMARKIGARVYALPEDLVEVKPKMVMTVFACLMGRGMKRA; translated from the exons ATGTCTGGAAAGATAacaaaagaggaggaggaggagatgagggAGATCTTTGGCAAAATTG ATCTGGACGGCGACGGACACATCTGTGATTACGAACTCAGCGAGCTCCTAAAAGAGGCCGGCCACGCCCTCCCTGGCTACATGGTCCGAGAGATCCTCCAGAAACTCGATCGCAACAAGGACAATAAGATCAGCTTCGATGAGTTTTTGGTG ATTGTCAAAGATCTGAAGGGCAGTCAGATAGCAAAAACCTTCCGCAAGGCCATCAACAGAAAAGAAGGCATCCTGGCTATCGGAGGGACGTCCGAGCTGTCGAGCGAAGGCACACAGCACTCGTTCTCTG AGGAGGAGCGATACGCTTTTGTGAACTGGATCAACACTGCTCTGGAAAAAGATCCCGACTGCCAACATGTCCTGCCCATGGATCCTAACGCAGACTCTCTATTCACATCTGTGGGAGACGGTATAGTGCTCTG caaAATGATCAACCTGTCAGTCCCAGACACCATTGATGAGAGGACCATTAATAAGAAGAAGTTGACACCATTTACAATACAG GAGAATCTAAACCTGGCTCTGAACTCTGCGTCCGCCATCGGTTGCCACGTGGTGAACATCGGCGCCTTAGACCTGAAAGAAGGGAAGCCTCATCTGGTGCTGGGCCTGCTGTGGCAGATCATAAAGATCGGCCTTTTCGCAGACATCGAGCTCAGCAGAAACGAAG CTCTGGCGGCATTGCTAAGAGACGGGGAAACCCTGGAGGACCTGATGAAGCTGTCTCCAGAAGAGCTGCTGTTACGCTGGGCAAACTTTCACCTGGAAAATGCTGGCTGGCAGAAGATCAACAACTTCAGCTCGGACATAAAG GACTCCAGGGCTTATTTCCACCTTCTGAATCAAATCTCTCCAAAAGGCACAGATGAGGATCAGCCGCGCATTGACATCAACATGGCAGGCTTCAGT GAGAAAGATGACATGAAGAGGGCAGAAGCCATGCTGCAGCAGGCCGACCGGCTCGGCTGTCGGCAGTTTGTCACCCCAGCTGACGTTATAAGTGGAAACCCCAAACTCAACCTTGCCTTTGTGGCCAATCTGTTTAACAAATATCCAGCGCTAATCAAACCTGAGAATCAGGACATTGACTGGGGACTCTTGGAGG GTGAGACCAGAGAAGAGAGGACATTCAGAAACTGGATGAACTCCCTGGGAGTGAACCCTCATGTGAATCATTTGTACGG AGACCTACAGGATGCCCTGGTCATCCTCCAACTGTACGAGAAGATTAAAGTGCCCGTCGACTGGAACAACAAGGTCAACAAGCCTCCTTATCCCAAACTGGGAACCAACATGAAAAAG TTGGAGAATTGTAATTATGCTGTAGAACTGGGCAAGTCAGCCAAGTTCTCCCTCGTTGGCATCGGCGGGCAGGACCTGAACGATGGCAACGCCACCCTGACCCTGGCACTGGTGTGGCAGCTGATGAGGAG ATACACGTTGAATGTACTGGAGGACCTGGGTGATGGAGAGAAAGTAAATGATGACATCATCGTGCGCTGGGTGAACAAAACGTTGGCAGAGGCTGGAAAATCAACCAAGATTTCAAGTTTCAAG GACAGGGAGATCAGCAGCAGTTTGGCGGTATTGGAGCTGATAGACGCCATCCAGCCCGGAAGTATCAGCTACGAGCTGATAAAAACCGGCAGCCTCTCCGAGGCCGACAAACTGGAGAATGCCAA ATACGCCGTCTCCATGGCGAGGAAGATCGGAGCCCGTGTCTACGCTCTCCCGGAGGACCTGGTGGAGGTCAAGCCCAAAATGGTGATGACGGTCTTTGCCTGCTTGATGGGTCGGGGGATGAAGCGCGCCTAA